From Planctomycetota bacterium, the proteins below share one genomic window:
- the msrA gene encoding peptide-methionine (S)-S-oxide reductase MsrA: MAELPPEPLTKLDVADDAGSQTAVFAGGCFWCVEGVFEIIPGVTDVTSGYAGGDASTANYEATCRGDTGHAEVIRVTYDPAEVSFETLVQVFFGVAHDPTQLNRQGADRGTQYRSAFFYANEQQREVVSAYVKQLDDAGYFDQPIATTIEPLTEFFEAEPYHQDFARRNPSQPYVACTALPKIDKMRALLASAG, encoded by the coding sequence ATGGCCGAACTGCCGCCCGAACCGTTGACGAAGCTTGATGTCGCCGATGACGCCGGCTCGCAGACGGCGGTGTTTGCCGGCGGGTGTTTCTGGTGTGTCGAAGGGGTCTTCGAGATCATCCCCGGCGTCACCGACGTTACCAGCGGTTACGCCGGCGGCGATGCGAGCACGGCCAACTACGAAGCGACCTGTCGCGGCGACACCGGTCACGCCGAGGTCATCCGCGTCACTTACGACCCGGCCGAGGTCAGCTTCGAAACACTCGTGCAAGTGTTCTTCGGCGTCGCGCACGACCCGACCCAACTAAACCGCCAAGGGGCTGACCGCGGTACGCAATACCGCTCGGCATTTTTCTACGCCAACGAACAGCAGCGCGAGGTCGTCAGCGCGTACGTCAAGCAACTGGACGACGCGGGCTACTTCGACCAGCCGATCGCGACGACAATCGAGCCGTTGACCGAGTTCTTCGAGGCGGAGCCGTACCACCAGGACTTTGCTCGCCGGAATCCGAGCCAGCCGTACGTGGCTTGCACGGCCTTGCCGAAGATCGACAAGATGCGGGCTCTGCTGGCGTCGGCCGGGTAG
- a CDS encoding nucleoside deaminase — translation MTDDPFMQAAIDEAMKGLAEGGLPIGSVLVRGHGPSGEIVGRGHNRRVQHGDPMAHAEIDALTQAGRQRTYADTVLYSTLMPCYLCSGAVVQFGIPKVIVGESKNFPGGDGPGGNSVDFLRSHGVDVTDLADPTCIAMMHDFITANPQLWNEDIGVE, via the coding sequence ATGACCGACGACCCGTTCATGCAGGCGGCGATTGACGAGGCGATGAAGGGCTTGGCGGAAGGCGGGTTGCCGATCGGATCGGTGCTGGTGCGGGGCCATGGTCCATCAGGGGAGATCGTCGGGCGCGGTCACAATCGCCGCGTTCAGCACGGTGATCCGATGGCCCACGCCGAGATTGACGCCCTCACCCAAGCCGGCCGACAACGCACTTACGCCGACACCGTCCTCTACTCCACGCTCATGCCCTGCTACCTGTGCAGCGGCGCGGTCGTGCAGTTCGGCATCCCCAAGGTCATCGTCGGCGAAAGCAAAAACTTCCCCGGCGGCGACGGCCCCGGCGGCAACTCCGTCGACTTCCTCCGCAGCCACGGCGTCGACGTCACCGACCTCGCCGACCCCACCTGCATCGCCATGATGCACGACTTCATCACTGCCAACCCGCAACTCTGGAACGAGGACATCGGAGTTGAGTGA
- a CDS encoding aminotransferase class V-fold PLP-dependent enzyme codes for MADSAPRRLYMDNAATSFPKPTAVAEAMKDYADRLGASAGRGAYAEAIETGQIIDRCRRDITTLIGADSPVHVIFTLNCSDALNMAIKGMLDPRPTSTQHVVCTETDHNSILRPVEALASDGVVERTHVTAGDDGIVDPDDIRKAIRHDTKLVCITHVSNVTGAVQPVREIGQICREAAVPFVVDAAQSIGHLPIDVDADCIDLLCAPGHKGLLGPLGTGFLHIRPGLEKMLRTIKEGGTGSRSEDAMQPEELPDKYEPGSHNAIGIAGLGAGVRYILERGIDEIAAHEASLVKTFVGALCSTEGVGYAGPEGVADRIGVFAVDVEGYSPHELAAVLENDYGILTRPGIHCAPFVHRSLGTVEQGGLCRLSFGPFLGNPDVKFAADALAELALESVTA; via the coding sequence ATGGCAGATAGTGCCCCACGCCGGCTGTACATGGACAACGCCGCGACGAGCTTTCCCAAGCCGACGGCGGTCGCGGAGGCGATGAAGGATTACGCCGACCGGCTCGGTGCGAGTGCCGGGCGCGGTGCGTACGCCGAAGCAATCGAAACCGGCCAGATTATCGACCGCTGTCGGCGTGATATCACGACGCTCATCGGGGCCGATTCGCCGGTGCATGTCATCTTCACGCTCAACTGCTCCGACGCGTTGAACATGGCCATCAAGGGCATGCTCGACCCGCGACCGACGTCGACGCAGCACGTCGTCTGCACCGAGACTGACCACAACTCGATCCTGCGCCCGGTCGAAGCCCTCGCGTCGGACGGCGTCGTCGAACGGACCCACGTCACCGCGGGTGACGATGGCATCGTCGATCCCGACGACATCCGCAAAGCCATCCGGCACGACACGAAGCTGGTGTGCATCACGCACGTGAGCAACGTGACCGGCGCGGTTCAGCCGGTACGCGAGATCGGTCAGATCTGCCGCGAGGCGGCGGTGCCGTTCGTCGTCGACGCGGCACAGTCCATCGGCCACCTGCCCATCGACGTCGATGCGGACTGCATCGACCTGCTGTGCGCACCGGGCCACAAGGGCCTGCTCGGCCCGCTCGGCACCGGCTTCCTGCACATCCGCCCGGGACTCGAAAAGATGCTTCGCACGATCAAGGAGGGCGGTACCGGAAGTCGCTCCGAGGACGCGATGCAGCCGGAGGAACTGCCCGACAAGTACGAACCCGGCAGTCACAACGCCATTGGCATCGCCGGCCTCGGGGCGGGCGTGCGCTACATCCTTGAACGCGGCATCGATGAGATCGCCGCCCACGAAGCGTCGTTGGTCAAGACGTTCGTCGGCGCGCTCTGCAGCACCGAGGGCGTCGGCTACGCCGGACCCGAAGGCGTCGCCGACCGCATCGGCGTCTTCGCCGTCGACGTCGAGGGCTACAGCCCGCACGAACTCGCGGCGGTGCTCGAAAACGACTACGGCATTCTCACGCGTCCGGGTATCCACTGCGCCCCGTTCGTGCATCGCTCGCTCGGCACGGTCGAGCAGGGCGGTCTATGCCGATTGAGTTTCGGCCCTTTCCTCGGCAACCCCGACGTGAAGTTCGCCGCCGACGCGTTGGCCGAGCTCGCGCTCGAGAGCGTCACGGCTTAG
- a CDS encoding CAAX prenyl protease-related protein, protein MSDSASTEKPYPYPTQPTDRVQRWLDKKGPADWYYFLPMAVFLLLLLPLGWDGWDFPVRLAQLLGVGALLIWTWPRLTKIERTKSHTLIGIFIGLVGLVQWIGMDKALRSVSWLSWTYYGYGPGDEDAFMPDIWTAATLPVVIIVRMAISSIVVPVMEEIFWRDFLWRTLASPNDMHKQGVGEYDHIAFFGTAVAFATVHPQWLVAIGYGLLMSWLIWKTKSLWSVIVAHAVTNFTLWLYVLIAWYGFGKDEWYFW, encoded by the coding sequence ATGAGCGATTCCGCCTCGACCGAGAAACCATACCCATACCCGACGCAGCCGACCGACCGGGTCCAACGCTGGCTCGACAAGAAGGGGCCGGCCGACTGGTACTACTTCCTGCCGATGGCGGTGTTCCTGCTGTTGCTGCTGCCGCTGGGCTGGGACGGCTGGGATTTTCCCGTCCGGCTCGCGCAGCTGCTCGGCGTCGGGGCGCTACTGATCTGGACCTGGCCTCGGCTCACGAAGATCGAGCGGACCAAATCGCACACGCTCATCGGTATCTTCATCGGACTCGTCGGGCTCGTGCAGTGGATCGGGATGGACAAGGCATTGCGGTCCGTGTCATGGCTGAGTTGGACCTACTACGGCTACGGGCCCGGCGATGAAGACGCGTTCATGCCCGACATCTGGACGGCCGCGACGCTGCCGGTCGTCATCATCGTCCGCATGGCGATCAGCTCGATCGTCGTGCCGGTGATGGAGGAGATCTTCTGGCGTGACTTCCTTTGGCGGACACTCGCCTCGCCCAACGACATGCACAAGCAGGGCGTGGGCGAGTACGACCACATCGCGTTCTTCGGCACCGCCGTCGCCTTCGCCACGGTGCACCCGCAATGGCTCGTCGCGATCGGTTACGGACTGCTGATGTCGTGGCTCATCTGGAAGACCAAGTCGCTCTGGTCGGTGATCGTCGCGCACGCCGTGACCAACTTCACGCTGTGGTTGTACGTGCTCATCGCGTGGTACGGCTTCGGCAAAGATGAATGGTACTTCTGGTAG
- a CDS encoding DUF3467 domain-containing protein encodes MSDENTPNGGTGDAAAAAPEGAQAGVQVLFNESSINTTFANGYFISQSAEEVLIHLGFNMPNPNAQQQGQAQMLFKVTDRVVLSYTNAKRLAMSLTQLIKRHEQQFGEIAVMPQQAPRADA; translated from the coding sequence ATGTCAGACGAAAACACCCCCAACGGCGGCACCGGCGACGCAGCGGCAGCCGCGCCCGAAGGCGCTCAGGCCGGCGTTCAGGTCCTCTTCAACGAGTCCTCCATCAACACCACCTTCGCCAACGGCTATTTCATCAGCCAGAGCGCCGAGGAAGTGCTGATCCACCTGGGCTTCAACATGCCCAACCCCAACGCCCAGCAGCAGGGCCAGGCACAGATGCTCTTCAAGGTCACCGATCGCGTGGTCCTGAGCTACACCAACGCCAAGCGCTTGGCCATGTCGCTCACGCAGCTGATCAAGCGTCACGAGCAGCAGTTCGGCGAGATCGCCGTCATGCCGCAGCAGGCCCCGCGGGCCGATGCGTAA
- a CDS encoding FAD-linked oxidase C-terminal domain-containing protein, whose protein sequence is MTKLLGSERVASDAAAKKVYESDGFTIACGEAGCVVFPESAEQVVGVVRKLKDLDIQLVPRGSGTGLTGGCVAFGGGVVISTARMGKVLEIDLPNRVAHVEAGVRNVQLSDAVAALPGGMWFHFAPDPSSQRASTIGGNAATNAGGIHTLKDFVSSNHVLGMELVTPEGEVVTVGATDGRHSVAGPDMAGLVCGSEGTLGIITSVWVRLVPKASSYRTVVATFPSQRAACDTVSDVIAEGFLPAAMEMMDGRMVQLVNDTFKLGIDADARALLLIEIDGITALLDADVDDLRAIANKHGALTIDASGDPARRQQLWKARKAAFGAIGKISPSYCTQDACVPRSRLGEVLSEIDRIGQRYGLSINNVFHAGDGNIHPIFLYDDHDPVAMRNTLEAAEEVLKFCIDIGGTLTGEHGVGVEKLHLMPYMFDGNTLRQFNEVKAAFDPNERMNAGKLLPSKTVRIDMLEGVGRKVPQ, encoded by the coding sequence ATGACGAAGTTGCTTGGTTCCGAGCGTGTCGCGTCCGATGCGGCGGCGAAAAAGGTCTACGAATCCGACGGCTTCACGATCGCCTGCGGCGAGGCCGGCTGCGTGGTGTTTCCCGAATCGGCCGAGCAGGTCGTGGGCGTCGTTCGCAAGCTCAAGGACCTTGATATCCAACTCGTCCCGCGTGGCAGCGGCACCGGTTTGACCGGCGGCTGCGTCGCGTTCGGCGGCGGGGTCGTCATCTCCACCGCACGCATGGGCAAGGTGCTCGAGATCGACCTGCCCAACCGCGTCGCCCACGTCGAGGCGGGTGTGAGGAACGTTCAGCTCTCGGATGCCGTCGCCGCCCTGCCCGGCGGGATGTGGTTTCACTTCGCCCCCGATCCGTCCAGCCAGCGCGCCAGTACGATCGGCGGCAATGCCGCGACGAATGCCGGCGGCATCCACACGCTCAAGGACTTCGTCTCCTCCAACCATGTGCTGGGTATGGAGCTTGTAACGCCAGAGGGCGAGGTCGTCACGGTCGGAGCGACCGACGGCCGCCACAGCGTCGCCGGGCCGGACATGGCCGGGCTCGTCTGCGGATCGGAGGGGACGCTCGGGATCATCACGTCGGTCTGGGTCCGGCTTGTTCCGAAAGCGTCGAGCTATCGCACCGTCGTCGCGACCTTCCCGAGCCAGCGGGCCGCATGTGACACGGTGAGCGACGTCATTGCCGAAGGGTTTCTTCCGGCGGCGATGGAGATGATGGACGGGCGGATGGTGCAACTGGTGAACGACACGTTCAAGCTCGGTATCGACGCCGACGCGCGGGCGTTGCTGCTCATCGAAATCGACGGCATCACCGCCCTGCTAGACGCTGACGTCGACGACCTGCGTGCGATCGCGAACAAGCACGGCGCGCTGACGATCGACGCCAGCGGGGATCCGGCCCGCCGGCAACAACTGTGGAAAGCACGCAAAGCGGCGTTCGGCGCGATCGGCAAAATCTCACCCAGCTACTGCACCCAGGACGCCTGCGTCCCGCGCTCGCGCCTTGGCGAAGTGCTCAGCGAAATTGACCGCATCGGCCAGCGCTACGGCCTTTCGATCAACAACGTCTTCCATGCCGGCGATGGAAACATCCACCCGATCTTCCTCTACGACGATCATGACCCGGTCGCGATGCGCAACACGCTCGAAGCTGCCGAGGAAGTGTTGAAGTTCTGCATCGACATCGGCGGCACGCTCACCGGCGAGCATGGCGTCGGCGTCGAGAAACTCCACCTCATGCCGTACATGTTCGACGGCAACACGCTGCGCCAGTTCAACGAAGTCAAAGCCGCCTTCGATCCGAACGAACGCATGAACGCCGGCAAGTTGCTCCCAAGCAAAACGGTACGGATCGACATGCTCGAAGGCGTCGGCCGAAAGGTGCCGCAGTAA
- a CDS encoding MOSC domain-containing protein, which produces MAGLLKEIYVCAIAEAQPLSQPHSVVTMSGLGADRYAIGSGTFSGSNLKDGRAVSLISAEAIEGIPEFANGEHRRNLVVRGVDLDALRGQSFRIGDVVFRGVRGCPPCGHLSKLAGVDAKELLYKKGGLRADVVEPG; this is translated from the coding sequence ATGGCCGGTTTGCTCAAAGAAATCTACGTTTGCGCGATCGCCGAGGCCCAGCCCCTGTCGCAACCGCATTCGGTCGTGACCATGTCCGGACTCGGTGCCGACCGCTATGCCATCGGGTCCGGCACGTTCAGCGGGAGCAACCTGAAGGACGGCCGGGCCGTGTCGCTCATCTCCGCCGAAGCGATCGAAGGCATCCCCGAGTTCGCCAATGGTGAACATCGCCGCAACCTCGTCGTGCGTGGCGTGGATCTAGACGCACTGCGTGGCCAGTCGTTTCGCATCGGCGATGTCGTCTTCCGGGGCGTACGCGGTTGCCCACCGTGCGGCCATCTGTCGAAGCTCGCCGGCGTTGATGCGAAAGAACTGCTGTACAAAAAGGGCGGCCTCCGCGCGGACGTGGTCGAACCCGGTTGA
- a CDS encoding PilZ domain-containing protein, whose amino-acid sequence MPTSEQADSGVIERRRAERFEVEIDATLGSPTATSRETPVAAEGINRSATGMLLITDMPLPPGTFHVLRIDGERPTEVRIMHCRRNTDDGRYDIGVAFC is encoded by the coding sequence ATGCCAACGTCCGAACAGGCCGATAGCGGGGTGATCGAACGCCGGCGTGCCGAGCGGTTCGAGGTCGAGATCGACGCAACGCTCGGCAGCCCGACCGCGACCTCGCGTGAGACACCCGTTGCCGCCGAGGGGATCAACCGCTCGGCGACCGGCATGCTGCTGATCACCGATATGCCGCTGCCGCCGGGAACTTTCCATGTCCTGCGGATCGACGGCGAAAGGCCGACGGAAGTGCGGATCATGCACTGTCGTCGCAACACCGATGATGGCCGCTACGACATCGGCGTCGCATTCTGCTAG
- a CDS encoding NAD(P)/FAD-dependent oxidoreductase — MASKRVAIIGGGVAGLACATYLERGGFDVLLHEADDRVGGRVRTDIVDGFKLDRGFQVHLTAYPEARYLLDYARLGLRDFLPGAKIRRGKMWTTVADPLRAPSKIFSTAVSPVASFRDKIALLELWKWCKTRDLDALLTDPTGSTVDFLGKFGMSENIIEGFFRPFYGGIFLENELTTSAKKFAFTFRMFADGVAALPAEGIEAIPRQLAANLKRTDIRTGSHVDASDVNADAVVLAMPTDDVSRWHATSAWYFAAEASPMRGEKLIALDGDDDGPVNNLCVPSDVQPSYAPDGRALVCASTVGIHEDEASVRAQLRQWFGVATDQWRLLRAVHVHKALPAQPDDRMTPVAKPVRRDDVYVCGDSHDTASLNGALASGRRAAQAVMADLGGAA, encoded by the coding sequence GTGGCATCCAAACGCGTAGCGATCATCGGCGGCGGCGTGGCAGGGCTGGCCTGCGCGACTTACCTCGAACGAGGCGGGTTCGATGTCCTGCTCCATGAGGCCGACGACCGCGTTGGTGGCCGCGTTCGGACCGACATCGTCGACGGGTTCAAACTCGACCGCGGCTTCCAGGTCCACCTCACGGCGTACCCCGAAGCGCGGTACCTCCTCGACTACGCCCGGCTCGGCCTGCGCGACTTCCTGCCCGGCGCGAAGATCCGGCGCGGAAAGATGTGGACCACCGTGGCCGATCCGTTGCGGGCGCCGTCGAAGATCTTCTCGACGGCGGTTAGCCCTGTTGCATCGTTCCGGGACAAGATCGCCCTGCTCGAACTTTGGAAGTGGTGCAAGACCCGCGACCTCGACGCACTACTCACCGACCCGACCGGCAGCACCGTCGACTTCCTCGGCAAGTTCGGCATGTCGGAAAACATCATCGAGGGGTTCTTCCGGCCGTTCTACGGCGGGATCTTTCTTGAAAATGAACTGACGACGAGCGCGAAGAAGTTCGCGTTCACGTTTCGCATGTTCGCCGACGGCGTGGCCGCACTGCCGGCCGAGGGCATCGAAGCGATCCCGCGTCAACTGGCGGCGAATCTCAAGCGGACCGACATTCGTACCGGTTCTCACGTCGATGCATCCGACGTCAACGCCGACGCGGTCGTGTTGGCGATGCCGACGGACGACGTGTCACGCTGGCACGCGACCAGCGCGTGGTACTTCGCGGCCGAGGCATCGCCGATGCGTGGCGAAAAGCTCATCGCGCTCGATGGCGATGACGATGGTCCGGTCAACAACCTCTGCGTGCCCAGTGATGTGCAGCCCAGCTATGCCCCCGACGGTCGGGCGTTGGTCTGTGCATCGACCGTCGGCATTCACGAAGACGAGGCGAGCGTCCGAGCCCAGCTCCGACAATGGTTCGGCGTCGCGACGGACCAATGGCGACTGCTCCGCGCGGTCCATGTTCACAAGGCACTGCCGGCGCAGCCGGACGATCGGATGACGCCCGTCGCAAAGCCGGTGCGGCGTGACGACGTGTACGTTTGCGGCGATTCCCACGACACCGCGAGCCTAAACGGCGCACTCGCCAGCGGTCGACGCGCCGCCCAGGCCGTGATGGCCGATCTCGGGGGTGCGGCGTGA
- a CDS encoding NAD(P)-dependent oxidoreductase has protein sequence MKPIHPPATVGFVGLGVMGGPMAGHLIDAGYRLRVHTRTASKAEPLLERGATWCENVGDVAVDADAVCTIVGYPDDVEQTYFGAAGILAKCRPYAVLIDLTTSAPDLARRIADGHPQALDCPVSGGDVGAQAGTLSIMCGGTDEAFTAALPLLKCMGKNVVHQGGPGAGQLCKLVNQIVIAGTMLGVAEALAFARQPGLDPDTVLRSIGDGAAQSWTLDNLGPRMLAGDFEPGFFVKHFRKDMRLAAEAAQRLGMDLPGLAIARQQYEHVDDDSGTQALIKRYDP, from the coding sequence GTGAAGCCGATCCATCCGCCTGCAACGGTCGGTTTCGTCGGCCTCGGCGTCATGGGCGGTCCGATGGCCGGGCACCTTATCGACGCCGGGTATCGGCTCCGAGTCCACACCCGCACTGCGTCGAAGGCCGAGCCCCTGCTCGAGCGCGGCGCGACCTGGTGTGAGAATGTCGGCGATGTCGCGGTTGATGCCGACGCGGTCTGCACCATCGTCGGCTACCCCGACGATGTCGAACAAACCTACTTCGGCGCTGCCGGCATTCTCGCCAAGTGTCGGCCATATGCCGTGCTCATCGACCTGACCACGAGCGCCCCCGACCTGGCTCGACGAATTGCCGACGGGCATCCGCAAGCGCTCGATTGCCCGGTCAGCGGCGGTGATGTCGGGGCACAAGCCGGCACGCTCTCGATCATGTGCGGCGGTACGGATGAGGCGTTCACCGCCGCCCTGCCGCTGCTCAAATGCATGGGCAAAAATGTCGTGCACCAAGGCGGCCCGGGGGCCGGTCAGCTTTGCAAGCTGGTCAACCAGATCGTCATTGCCGGCACGATGCTGGGTGTTGCGGAAGCGCTCGCGTTTGCCAGGCAGCCCGGGCTTGATCCGGACACGGTCCTGCGATCCATCGGCGACGGTGCGGCGCAGAGTTGGACGCTCGACAACCTCGGCCCACGCATGCTCGCCGGTGACTTCGAGCCGGGTTTCTTCGTGAAGCACTTCCGCAAGGACATGCGTCTCGCCGCCGAGGCCGCCCAACGTCTCGGCATGGACCTGCCCGGCCTCGCTATCGCCCGACAGCAGTACGAACATGTCGACGATGACTCTGGTACCCAGGCCCTGATCAAACGCTACGATCCCTAA
- the rpiA gene encoding ribose-5-phosphate isomerase RpiA: MNDSADRIAQMKQRAADAALAKVESGMTLGLGSGSTAALFIASLGKAIAEGRLTDIIGIPTSRASAELAREADIPLTDFTESARCAVTVDGADEIDGKLRLIKGLGGALLREKLVAQNSDVLVIIADDTKCVDRLATKAPLPVEVTPFGHDATRRFLETFGEPRLRGGTDDPFITDNGNLIYDVHFQEGMTDAEAVADALQQRAGVVEHGLFLGMADHAIVAGTDGIQTLNR, translated from the coding sequence ATGAACGACTCAGCCGACCGGATCGCCCAAATGAAGCAACGCGCCGCCGATGCGGCGTTGGCCAAGGTCGAGTCCGGCATGACGCTCGGTCTGGGTAGCGGATCGACCGCGGCGCTGTTCATCGCCTCGCTCGGAAAGGCGATCGCCGAGGGCAGGCTCACGGACATCATCGGCATCCCAACGAGCCGAGCGTCGGCCGAGCTTGCCCGTGAAGCCGACATCCCGCTGACCGATTTCACGGAGTCGGCGCGATGTGCGGTCACGGTCGACGGTGCTGACGAGATCGATGGCAAGCTACGATTGATCAAGGGACTTGGCGGTGCACTGCTCCGTGAGAAACTCGTCGCCCAGAATAGCGACGTCCTGGTCATCATCGCCGACGATACCAAGTGCGTCGACCGGCTCGCGACCAAAGCTCCGTTGCCGGTCGAGGTGACGCCGTTCGGCCATGACGCGACACGCCGTTTCCTCGAGACGTTCGGCGAGCCTCGGCTGCGTGGGGGCACGGACGATCCGTTCATCACCGACAACGGCAACCTGATTTACGACGTGCATTTCCAAGAAGGCATGACCGATGCTGAAGCCGTCGCGGACGCATTGCAGCAGCGGGCCGGCGTCGTTGAGCACGGGCTGTTTCTCGGCATGGCCGACCATGCGATCGTGGCCGGCACCGACGGGATCCAAACGCTCAACCGGTGA
- a CDS encoding beta-ketoacyl-[acyl-carrier-protein] synthase family protein — MPRPVVVTGIGCVSPNGVGCDGFADAMINGRSGLSHLPDDIRQACKSTVAGRLVGFEPTEHMDVQDVRRTPRTVHLATAAAREALAEANVDPVRTGVLLGTGGGGVTFLETQYQALFSGGKTSPFAITVGTHGNLASELSITFGLRGPSHCISTGCASGLDAVGHGLDLIRIGRCDAVLCGGADAPISNATLRAFEAMKVISTRPFDNPADACRPFAADRDGFVLGEGAWMFLLEAADTTTRPPLAEIAGYGSTCDAYHRVQVAPDVAECVRAVRLALDDAGAPADAVDYVNLHGTGTRMNDTLETGAMHQLFGERAADIPMSATKSMIGHPQGASATAGLAATLLCAQRGFVHPTINTQPTDPACDLDYVPEARRADVRLAVVNCLAFGSKNSALVVRLTG; from the coding sequence ATGCCGCGGCCGGTCGTAGTTACGGGGATCGGTTGTGTCTCGCCCAACGGAGTTGGCTGCGATGGCTTTGCCGATGCGATGATCAACGGGCGGAGCGGTCTCTCGCATCTGCCGGACGACATTCGACAAGCGTGCAAGTCCACGGTGGCGGGGCGGTTGGTCGGGTTCGAGCCGACCGAGCACATGGATGTGCAGGACGTCCGACGCACGCCACGGACGGTGCATCTTGCGACCGCCGCCGCGCGCGAAGCACTCGCGGAGGCGAACGTCGATCCGGTCCGCACGGGCGTTCTGCTCGGCACCGGTGGGGGCGGTGTGACGTTTCTCGAAACGCAGTACCAAGCCCTCTTCTCGGGCGGCAAGACATCGCCGTTCGCGATCACCGTCGGCACGCACGGCAACCTCGCGTCGGAGTTGTCGATTACGTTTGGCCTGCGTGGCCCGAGCCATTGCATTTCGACCGGCTGCGCCAGCGGGCTTGATGCGGTCGGGCACGGGCTGGACCTGATCCGCATCGGCCGGTGTGATGCGGTGCTTTGCGGCGGCGCCGACGCGCCGATCTCCAATGCCACGCTCCGCGCGTTCGAGGCGATGAAAGTCATCAGCACGCGTCCTTTCGATAATCCGGCCGACGCGTGCCGACCCTTCGCCGCTGACCGTGACGGGTTCGTACTCGGCGAGGGGGCGTGGATGTTCCTGCTCGAAGCCGCCGACACCACGACACGCCCGCCGCTCGCGGAGATTGCCGGCTACGGCAGCACCTGCGACGCATACCACCGCGTGCAGGTCGCCCCCGATGTCGCCGAATGCGTCCGGGCCGTTCGGCTCGCGCTCGATGATGCCGGCGCGCCTGCTGATGCGGTCGACTACGTCAACCTTCACGGCACTGGCACACGGATGAACGACACCCTGGAAACAGGGGCGATGCACCAACTCTTCGGCGAGCGGGCGGCGGACATTCCGATGAGCGCGACCAAGAGCATGATCGGCCACCCGCAAGGCGCAAGCGCGACCGCCGGCCTTGCCGCAACCCTCCTTTGTGCCCAACGCGGGTTCGTCCATCCGACGATCAACACGCAGCCCACCGATCCGGCGTGCGATCTCGACTATGTCCCCGAAGCACGGCGAGCCGACGTTCGCCTGGCCGTGGTCAACTGCCTGGCGTTTGGAAGCAAGAACAGCGCGTTGGTGGTGCGACTCACCGGTTGA